One window from the genome of Carassius carassius chromosome 15, fCarCar2.1, whole genome shotgun sequence encodes:
- the LOC132158705 gene encoding elongator complex protein 6-like, which yields MLTALHITGTYAPQMLCFHLQSCFFNSIRRFGETETRHILHNCSKVHLYRTNMFPELNSILNSTPDSFKSSDFILVSDRRADASFLIHHYLSFYLRAGCKVCFLGLVQSFSHYSAVGQRLGVSLAQAREKGQLVFLEGLKDSFGVLLQDTSQETQPLSYLRSPGAGLEGLFRFVERSVRQSGDGDAGESWGPPVLLIDDLSVLLSLGVSVGAILDFTLYCQATMCSELQGNMVILVRCEEEDADDDEGSNLLQRGLVHQCNLALLIEGLPTGYCRDIHGQMEVWWRPRGETIYNQRKIFHFKVHDKGASFFARGTSSAVL from the exons ATGCTAACTGCGCTACATATAACAGGAACGTATGCACCTCAAATGCTTTGCTTTCATTTACAATCGTGTTTTTTCAACAGCATTAGAAGGTTTGGAGAAACAGAGACGAGACATATCCTGCACAACTGTAGTAAAGTTCATCTCTATCGCACAAACATGTTTCCAGAATTGAACAGTATTCTCAATTCCACTCCAGACAGTTTCAAATCG AGTGACTTTATCCTAGTGTCAGACAGACGAGCTGATGCATCATTCCTTATTCATCACTATCTGTCTTTCTATTTACGTG CTGGCTGTAAGGTGTGTTTTCTGGGTCTTGTGCAGTCCTTCAGTCACTACAGTGCTGTTGGGCAGAGGCTG GGAGTGAGTCTGGCACAGGCAAGAGAGAAGGGTCAGCTCGTGTTTCTTGAAGGACTGAAGGATTCTTTTGGAGTTTTATTACAGGACACCAGTCAGGAGACACAACCTTTGAGTTACCTCAG GTCCCCAGGTGCTGGACTGGAAGGTCTGTTCAGATTCGTGGAGCGTTCTGTGCGTCAGAGTGGAGATGGTGATGCTGGTGAATCATGGGGTCCTCCAGTGTTACTCATAGATGATCTCAGTGTGCTCCTGAGTTTAGGTGTTAGTGTTGGAGCAATACTAGACTTTACCCTCTACTGCCAAGCCACCATGTGCTCGGAGTTACAG GGAAATATGGTAATTCTGGTGAGATGTGAGGAGGAGGATGCAGATGATGATGAAGGATCAAACCTGCTTCAGAGGGGACTAGTTCATCAGTGTAACTTGGCTTTACTTATAGAGGGGTTACCCACGGGCTACTGCAGGGACATACATGGACAG aTGGAGGTTTGGTGGAGACCGAGAGGAGAGACCATCTACAATCAACGaaaaatatttcactttaaaGTCCACGATAAAGGAGCATCGTTTTTTGCTCGAGGGACTTCTAGTGCTGTTCTCTAA
- the LOC132158704 gene encoding GA-binding protein subunit beta-2-like, which produces MSLVDLGKRLLEAARKGQDDEVRSLMANGAPFTTDWLGTSPLHLAAQYGHYSTAEVLLRAGVSRDARTKVDRTPLHMAAAEGHSSIVELLVKSGADINAKDMLKMTALHWATEHGHRGVVELLIKNGADTHALSKFDKTPFNIAVDRGNTELMLLLQEGMQNQVNMNPERTILSGTSPSTASPQFIISSSGVVNLSDIVLTNAKANTGAAESVSAADSVDSAIQHLVGEDGQRVITIVTDQQGNLQTGNVGQKFFVTMQGQQMVAVPAGQISEEIITEDTKPVPTRKRKFELTVNHTDVKHKEPNEKNSRELLEQQLKEANRKAQEYRQQLLRKEEEAEQYRLKLEAIANGQTNGTSTEPQEEVVLQEEEEEEVVGEEEVVMLPEGAIIIKEEPLDSMTGETLTLVEAASEGTP; this is translated from the exons ATGTCGCTTGTGGATTTGGGAAAGCGCTTGTTGGAGGCAGCACGCAAAGGACAGGATGATGAAGTGAGGTCACTTATGGCCAATGGAGCTCCTTTTACTACAGACTGG CTGGGAACCTCACCACTTCATTTAGCTGCACAATATGGGCACTACTCCACCGCTGAAGTGCTTCTCCGTGCCGGAGTGAGTAGAGATGCCCGCACTAAAGTGGATCGAACCCCCCTCCACATGGCTGCGGCAGAGGGCCACTCAAGCATTGTTGAATTGTTGGTCAAG AGTGGAGCAGACATCAATGCCAAAGACATGCTGAAAATGACCGCCCTGCACTGGGCTACGGAACATGGGCACAGAGGAGTCGTGGAGCTGTTGATCAAAAACGGCGCTGATACTCACGCCCTCAGCAAGTTTGACAAGACGCCTTTTAACATTGCGGTGGACCGAGGAAACACTGAGTTGATGCTGTTGTTACAG GAGGGAATGCAGAACCAAGTGAACATGAATCCAGAGAGGACTATCCTAAGCGGCACGTCTCCCTCCACCGCCAGCCCTCAGTTcatcatctcctcctctggagtggtcaatctctctgatattgTTCTCACTAATGCTAAGGCTAACACAG GAGCTGCAGAGAGTGTGAGTGCTGCTGATTCGGTAGATTCTGCCATCCAGCATCTTGTAGGGGAAGATGGCCAGAGAGTCATCACCATAGTAACCGACCAACAGGGAAACCTGCAGACTGGCAACGTGGGACAGAAATTCTTTGTCACAATGCAGGGGCAACAAA TGGTTGCAGTGCCAGCGGGTCAGATTTCAGAAGAAATCATAACAGAGGACACAAAACCAGTTCCAACACGGAAACGGAAATTTGAATTAACCGTCAACCACACAGATGTCAAACACAAG GAGCCCAATGAGAAGAACAGTAGGGAACTACTGGAGCAGCAACTTAAGGAAGCAAACAGAAAAGCCCAGGAGTACAGACAGCAGTTACTACGAAAGGAAGAGGAAGCTGAGCAGTACAGGCTTAAACTAGAGGCCATTGCAAATGGGCAGACCAATGGAACCAGCACAGAGCCCCAAGAGGAAGTGGTGCtccaggaagaggaggaggaggaggtagtTGGCGAAGAGGAAGTTGTCATGTTGCCAGAAGGGGCCATCATCATTAAAGAGGAGCCCCTTGACTCAATGACAGGAGAAACACTAACATTAGTAGAAGCCGCCTCTGAGGGCACGCCGTAG
- the LOC132158706 gene encoding CDC42 small effector protein 1-like, producing the protein MPEMSAFWHKIGCCVVAKPPPKKKRRRIDRSMIGEPTNFVHLTHIGSGEMANGMQPSGPMQEQMRSKVPHANGRNSLL; encoded by the exons ATGCCGGAGATGAGTGCGTTCTGGCATAAGATCGGCTGCTGCGTGGTAGCCAAACCTCCTCCG AAGAAGAAACGGAGGAGAATTGACCGCAGCATGATCGGAGAGCCCACAAACTTCGTTCATCTGACACACATAGGGTCTGGTGAAATGGCAAATGGCATGCAACCG TCTGGCCCAATGCAGGAACAAATGAGATCCAAAGTGCCTCATGCAAATGGACGAAACAGCTTGTTATAG
- the bnipl gene encoding bcl-2/adenovirus E1B 19 kDa-interacting protein 2-like protein isoform X2 has product MELREEWQDEEFPRPLPEDTQSPGDEEESPGAEGNRPVPPTSLALTGDAVRKKRLVAPTLSLTLDKTSTDQSVKSDEFDASALSPSLDDDPEMDINLEALETPSDSESYNFPDSMHDLEWEDDLPRMGKAAIRKASLLEHAEMGHLDLDQVDNNGRRWRHFHIGGQDYQVNMSVLEPYLQVLSHGGYYGDGSTAIIMFTSCYLPENTTEHYEYVMDNLFRYIIGTLDLMVSESYILVYLCGMAPRNKMPGIKWLRQCYMSIDRRLRKELKGLFVVHPAWYVRALITVIKPFISEKFSRKMRFIHSLQELAEFVPVAQLQIPDCIRQYDEQMNR; this is encoded by the exons ATGGAGCTCCGGGAGGAATGGCAGGATGAGGAGTTCCCCAG GCCTCTTCCTGAGGACACACAGAGTCCTGGCGATGAAGAGGAAAGCCCTGGAGCTGAGGGAAACAGGCCTG tCCCACCAACTAGCCTAGCCCTCACAGGTGATGCCGTCAGGAAGAAGCGACTAGTGGCGCCGACTCTTAGTTTAACACTGGACAAAACCTCTACTGACCAGAGCGTGAAATCTGACGAGTTTGATGCCTCTGCTCTTTCACCGTCTCTTGATGACGACCCAGAGATGGACATCAACCTGGAGGCCCTAGAGACACCCTCAGACAGCGAGTCTTACAACTTCCCAGACAGCATGCACGACTTGGAGTGGGAAG ATGATCTTCCCAGGATGGGCAAAGCAGCGATCAGAAAAGCCAGTTTACTGGAGCATGCAGAGATGGGACACCTGGACTTGGATCAGGTGGACAACAATGGGCGGCGATGGAGGCATTTCCATATTGGCGGCCAAGACTACCAAGTCAACATGAGCGTTCTGGAGCCGTACCTTCAAGTTCTTTCCCACGGAG GATATTATGGAGACGGATCAACAGCCATCATCATGTTCACTTCCTGCTACCTACcagaaaacacaacagaacaCTATGAGTATGTGATGGACAATCTCTTCAG GTACATCATTGGCACATTGGACTTGATGGTGTCTGAGAGTTACATACTGGTGTATCTGTGTGGAATGGCCCCTCGCAATAAGATGCCTGGGATTAAGTGGCTTCGACAGTGTTACATGTCCATCGACAGACG TTTGAGGAAAGAACTGAAAGGTCTTTTCGTGGTTCACCCGGCCTGGTACGTGAGAGCTTTAATCACAGTCATCAAACCCTTCATCAG TGAGAAATTCAGCAGGAAGATGCGCTTCATCCACAGCTTGCAAGAACTGGCAGAGTTTGTTCCTGTGGCCCAGCTGCAAATCCCAGACTGCATCAGACA GTATGATGAGCAGATGAACAGGTGA
- the bnipl gene encoding bcl-2/adenovirus E1B 19 kDa-interacting protein 2-like protein isoform X1: protein MGTNSDQREGYMPNGHSENGKTSAFIPDMELREEWQDEEFPRPLPEDTQSPGDEEESPGAEGNRPVPPTSLALTGDAVRKKRLVAPTLSLTLDKTSTDQSVKSDEFDASALSPSLDDDPEMDINLEALETPSDSESYNFPDSMHDLEWEDDLPRMGKAAIRKASLLEHAEMGHLDLDQVDNNGRRWRHFHIGGQDYQVNMSVLEPYLQVLSHGGYYGDGSTAIIMFTSCYLPENTTEHYEYVMDNLFRYIIGTLDLMVSESYILVYLCGMAPRNKMPGIKWLRQCYMSIDRRLRKELKGLFVVHPAWYVRALITVIKPFISEKFSRKMRFIHSLQELAEFVPVAQLQIPDCIRQYDEQMNR from the exons GCATTCAGAAAACGGGAAGACATCAGCCTTCATCCCTGACATGGAGCTCCGGGAGGAATGGCAGGATGAGGAGTTCCCCAG GCCTCTTCCTGAGGACACACAGAGTCCTGGCGATGAAGAGGAAAGCCCTGGAGCTGAGGGAAACAGGCCTG tCCCACCAACTAGCCTAGCCCTCACAGGTGATGCCGTCAGGAAGAAGCGACTAGTGGCGCCGACTCTTAGTTTAACACTGGACAAAACCTCTACTGACCAGAGCGTGAAATCTGACGAGTTTGATGCCTCTGCTCTTTCACCGTCTCTTGATGACGACCCAGAGATGGACATCAACCTGGAGGCCCTAGAGACACCCTCAGACAGCGAGTCTTACAACTTCCCAGACAGCATGCACGACTTGGAGTGGGAAG ATGATCTTCCCAGGATGGGCAAAGCAGCGATCAGAAAAGCCAGTTTACTGGAGCATGCAGAGATGGGACACCTGGACTTGGATCAGGTGGACAACAATGGGCGGCGATGGAGGCATTTCCATATTGGCGGCCAAGACTACCAAGTCAACATGAGCGTTCTGGAGCCGTACCTTCAAGTTCTTTCCCACGGAG GATATTATGGAGACGGATCAACAGCCATCATCATGTTCACTTCCTGCTACCTACcagaaaacacaacagaacaCTATGAGTATGTGATGGACAATCTCTTCAG GTACATCATTGGCACATTGGACTTGATGGTGTCTGAGAGTTACATACTGGTGTATCTGTGTGGAATGGCCCCTCGCAATAAGATGCCTGGGATTAAGTGGCTTCGACAGTGTTACATGTCCATCGACAGACG TTTGAGGAAAGAACTGAAAGGTCTTTTCGTGGTTCACCCGGCCTGGTACGTGAGAGCTTTAATCACAGTCATCAAACCCTTCATCAG TGAGAAATTCAGCAGGAAGATGCGCTTCATCCACAGCTTGCAAGAACTGGCAGAGTTTGTTCCTGTGGCCCAGCTGCAAATCCCAGACTGCATCAGACA GTATGATGAGCAGATGAACAGGTGA